In a single window of the Equus quagga isolate Etosha38 chromosome 7, UCLA_HA_Equagga_1.0, whole genome shotgun sequence genome:
- the FAM170A gene encoding protein FAM170A, with product MKRRQKRKHLEDEESQETAEKGGGISKSQEDAPQLGSTGVAKDSGLRVGEASSASEYFSCFSSPRKLIRGGIRGLHRDSPQPTTPLAQVQEQGETAPPSPHVSFSSPSSYKTCVSSLCINKEERGMKIYYMQVQMKKGVAVSWETEETSESLEKQPRMEEMTLPEDVRVGTPPSDISTRNLLSDSEPSGEEKEHEERTESNSPPGSPAVEERPRAKTPDWLVTMDMGFRCMACCRVFSTLESLQEHVQFGIREGFSCHVFHLTMAQLTGTVESESTQEKKEEKKEKEKEEEEEKENEEEQPTGEDPGMRRPWSQRPGYVFHSPKDRK from the exons GAATCTCGAAGTCACAAGAGGATGCCCCTCAGCTTGGATCCACTGGGGTGGCCAAAGACTCAGGCCTAAGGGTAGGGGAGGCCTCCTCTGCCTCCGAATacttctcctgtttttcttctccacGCAAGCTCATCCGTGGTG GAATCCGGGGATTACATCGAGACAGTCCCCAGCCTACAACACCCCTAGCCCAGGTTCAGGAACAAGGGGAGACTGCTCCCCCCTCACCACATGTCTCCTTCTCGTCCCCTTCATCCTATAAGACCTGTGTGTCCTCTCTGTGTATAAACAAAGAGGAAAGGGGCATGAAAATATACTACATGCAGGTACAAATGAAAAAGGGTGTGGCTGTCTCCTGGGAGACAGAGGAAACCTCAGAGTCACTAGAAAAGCAGCCGAGGATGGAAGAAATGACCCTTCCTGAGGACGTGCGGGTAGGTACTCCCCCCTCTGATATTTCCACCAGAAACCTCCTGTCTGACAGCGAGCCCAGCGGGGAGGAGAAAGAGCATGAGGAAAGGACAGAGTCAAACAGCCCGCCAGGGTCACCCGCAGTGGAGGAGAGACCCAGGGCCAAGACACCTGACTGGCTGGTGACCATGGACATGGGCTTCAGGTGCATGGCCTGCTGCCGGGTCTTCTCCACCTTGGAGAGCCTCCAGGAGCACGTGCAGTTtgggatcagggagggcttcaGCTGCCACGTCTTTCATCTCACCATGGCTCAGCTGACAGGCACAGTGGAATCAGAGAGCAcccaggagaagaaggaggagaagaaggagaaagagaaagaggaggaagaagaaaaggaaaatgaagaggagCAGCCCACAGGGGAAGACCCTGGCATGAGGAGACCCTGGAGCCAACGTCCAGGCTATGTGTTTCATTCTCCAAAGGACAGGAAGTGA